In one window of Caenimonas aquaedulcis DNA:
- a CDS encoding DMT family transporter produces the protein METGRGVGGGARAKRHVLWRRASVTQRRASRLDPVLRALIWATAAGVIFSLLNTLMRGLVFQLTPFQTQFLRYVFGLLVMLPLVARAGWRAYMPQSIRGQFVRGIVHTLGLCMWFTAIPHITLADTTAIGFTGPIFIMLGAAWFFGEKMRWERWLASLIGFTGVLIVVAPKLAAAGGGYSLLMLASAPVFAASFLITKGLTRYERPEVIVLWQSITIMLLSLPLAIPGWQWPTAWQWAAFLLCGLLGSTGHYCLTRSFSVADISATQSVKFLDLVWASLLGWIVFSDTPSQSTLIGGAVICASTIWIARRETRGAAR, from the coding sequence ATGGAGACAGGCCGTGGAGTCGGAGGCGGTGCCCGCGCGAAGCGCCACGTGCTGTGGCGCCGCGCCTCGGTGACGCAGCGGCGCGCCTCCCGGCTCGACCCGGTGCTGCGCGCGCTCATCTGGGCCACCGCGGCCGGCGTGATCTTCTCCCTGCTCAACACGCTCATGCGCGGGCTCGTGTTCCAGCTCACCCCCTTCCAGACCCAATTCCTGCGCTACGTCTTCGGCCTCCTCGTGATGTTGCCGCTGGTCGCGCGCGCGGGCTGGCGCGCCTACATGCCGCAGAGCATCCGCGGGCAGTTCGTGCGCGGCATCGTGCACACGCTGGGGCTGTGCATGTGGTTCACCGCCATCCCGCACATCACGCTCGCGGACACCACCGCGATCGGCTTCACCGGCCCTATCTTCATCATGCTCGGCGCCGCCTGGTTCTTCGGCGAGAAGATGCGCTGGGAGCGCTGGCTGGCCTCGCTCATCGGCTTCACGGGCGTGCTGATCGTGGTGGCCCCCAAGCTCGCCGCGGCGGGAGGCGGCTACAGTTTGCTGATGCTCGCTTCCGCGCCGGTGTTCGCCGCCTCCTTCCTCATCACGAAGGGCCTCACGCGCTACGAGCGCCCCGAGGTGATCGTCCTGTGGCAGTCGATCACCATCATGCTGCTCAGCCTGCCGCTCGCGATTCCCGGGTGGCAGTGGCCCACGGCATGGCAGTGGGCCGCCTTCCTGCTGTGCGGGCTGCTCGGCAGCACCGGCCACTACTGCCTCACGCGTTCCTTCAGCGTCGCGGACATTTCAGCCACGCAATCGGTGAAGTTCCTCGACCTCGTCTGGGCGTCGCTGCTCGGCTGGATCGTGTTCTCGGACACGCCCAGCCAATCCACGCTCATCGGCGGCGCGGTCATCTGCGCCTCGACGATCTGGATCGCGCGGCGCGAAACGCGAGGCGCCGCGCGCTGA